A region from the Buchnera aphidicola (Astegopteryx bambusae) genome encodes:
- the epmA gene encoding elongation factor P--(R)-beta-lysine ligase, with protein MSRTKTFFYKTKIKNLIYRSKIIFKIRKFFNNLGILEVDTPILSRHSVSDCNIKCFKTNYYDNKINKNINLWMIPSPEYHMKRLLSRKIGSIYQICHSFRNEEFGKYNNPEFTILEWYMVNNNMFQLMKEIDIFFQKIFNFKKSQFFSYKKIFMNFLKIDPFKSRKKDLVKKIIDLDHFHLIKNEKFFNKKDLLEILFLIGIEKHLGKKRPTFIYYFPSDQALLSSINKANKKLANRFELFFKGIEIANGFYELRNRKEQENRFENDNKLRKQKGLEEVKLDNFFLDALSKGIPKCSGVAIGIDRLIMIKLKKNNIAKVIPFSIHNC; from the coding sequence ATGAGCAGAACAAAAACATTTTTTTATAAAACAAAAATAAAAAATTTAATATATAGATCTAAAATTATTTTTAAAATTAGAAAATTTTTTAATAATTTAGGTATTTTAGAGGTAGATACACCTATTTTATCTAGACATTCAGTATCTGATTGTAATATAAAATGTTTCAAAACAAATTATTATGATAATAAAATTAATAAAAATATAAATTTATGGATGATACCTAGTCCAGAATATCATATGAAGAGATTATTGTCTAGAAAAATAGGATCAATATATCAAATATGTCACAGTTTTAGAAATGAAGAATTTGGAAAATATAATAATCCAGAATTTACTATTTTAGAATGGTATATGGTAAATAATAATATGTTTCAACTCATGAAAGAAATAGATATTTTTTTTCAAAAAATATTTAATTTTAAAAAATCTCAATTTTTTTCTTATAAAAAAATTTTTATGAATTTTTTAAAAATTGATCCATTTAAATCTAGAAAAAAAGATTTGGTAAAGAAAATAATAGATTTGGATCATTTTCATTTGATAAAAAATGAAAAATTTTTTAATAAAAAAGATTTATTAGAAATTCTATTTTTAATAGGTATAGAAAAACATTTAGGCAAAAAAAGACCTACATTTATTTATTATTTTCCATCTGATCAAGCATTATTATCTTCTATAAATAAAGCAAATAAAAAACTAGCAAATAGATTTGAACTATTTTTTAAAGGAATAGAAATTGCTAATGGTTTTTATGAATTAAGGAATAGAAAAGAACAAGAAAATAGATTTGAGAATGATAATAAATTGAGAAAACAAAAAGGTTTAGAAGAAGTAAAATTAGATAATTTTTTTTTAGATGCATTATCAAAAGGTATTCCTAAGTGTTCAGGAGTAGCTATTGGGATAGATAGATTAATCATGATTAAGTTAAAAAAAAATAATATTGCTAAAGTAATTCCATTTTCTATACATAATTGTTAA
- the rph gene encoding ribonuclease PH, with protein MDNKNRSFNRSLFEMRPVVFKKNYTSHADGSILIKVGNTSVLCNASIQEKVPFFIKGQKIGWITAEYGMIPTSTHKRNIRESIQGKQKGRTIEIQRFISRSLRSAINLKKLGERTILLDCDVLEADGGTRSASITGSYIAMVQACKKLIKKKILKKNPIKTILASISVGIVNNKYMCDLDYNEDSKANSDINIVMDSEEKIVEIQGTAETKTFKENDLYNLITIAKKNIKKLIKKQKDIIKEI; from the coding sequence ATGGATAATAAAAATAGATCATTTAATAGATCATTATTTGAAATGAGGCCAGTAGTTTTTAAAAAAAATTATACATCTCATGCAGATGGATCAATTTTAATAAAAGTTGGAAATACATCAGTTTTATGTAATGCTTCAATACAAGAAAAAGTTCCATTTTTTATAAAAGGACAAAAAATAGGTTGGATAACAGCAGAATATGGCATGATTCCTACTTCAACTCACAAAAGAAATATTAGAGAATCTATACAAGGAAAACAAAAAGGAAGAACAATTGAAATACAAAGATTTATATCTAGATCTTTAAGATCAGCAATAAATTTAAAAAAATTAGGAGAAAGAACAATTTTACTAGATTGTGATGTTTTAGAAGCTGACGGCGGCACAAGATCGGCATCTATAACAGGATCTTATATAGCTATGGTGCAAGCATGCAAAAAATTAATTAAAAAAAAAATATTAAAAAAAAATCCTATAAAAACAATATTAGCATCTATATCAGTAGGAATAGTAAATAATAAATATATGTGTGATTTAGATTATAACGAAGATTCTAAAGCAAATTCAGATATAAATATAGTAATGGATTCAGAAGAAAAAATAGTAGAAATACAAGGAACAGCAGAAACAAAAACTTTTAAAGAAAATGATTTATATAATCTTATAACAATAGCAAAAAAAAATATAAAAAAATTAATAAAAAAACAAAAAGATATAATAAAAGAAATATAA
- the hslV gene encoding ATP-dependent protease subunit HslV — translation MTTILSIRLKKKVVIGGDGQATLGNTVIKNNVKKVRDLYNKKVIAGFAGSTADAFTLFDLFEKKLAVHQGQLQRSAIELAKDWRTDKILRKLEALLAVADKSTSLIITGNGDVIKPENDLIAIGSGGAYAQASAQALLKYSKLGAKEIVKESLKIASNICIYTNQFFTIKELSSKK, via the coding sequence ATGACTACTATATTAAGTATCCGATTAAAAAAAAAAGTAGTAATAGGCGGGGATGGTCAAGCTACTTTAGGAAATACAGTTATCAAAAATAATGTAAAAAAAGTTAGAGACTTATATAATAAAAAAGTAATTGCTGGTTTTGCGGGAAGTACTGCAGATGCATTTACATTATTTGATCTATTTGAAAAAAAATTAGCAGTACATCAAGGTCAATTACAAAGATCTGCGATAGAACTAGCAAAAGATTGGAGAACAGATAAAATATTACGAAAATTAGAAGCATTATTAGCTGTAGCTGATAAAAGTACTTCATTAATAATAACAGGAAATGGAGATGTAATTAAACCAGAAAATGATTTGATAGCAATAGGATCTGGGGGTGCATATGCTCAAGCATCAGCACAAGCATTATTAAAATATTCTAAATTAGGGGCTAAAGAAATAGTTAAAGAATCTTTAAAAATAGCATCAAACATTTGTATATATACAAATCAATTTTTTACAATAAAAGAATTATCTTCAAAAAAATAA
- a CDS encoding ferredoxin--NADP reductase: MNNWTTATVVKVKKWKFPLFSLVVNAKILPFKAGQFTKIAIFQNGKKIQRAYSYVNSPKDKNIEFYIAYIEDGILTKKLFNLKIKDKILIHKKSFGFFTIENIPKTKHLWMISTGTAIGPYLSILQHGGKKIKKFKKIILLNAVRYKKHFNYKNIIKKISQKYKNKFIFKKIISREKCEKCLFGRIPNLLLTNKIEKKIKIYINPNDSHIMLCGNPKMLKDTKKILEEKYNLKKHLIKKPGNITMENYW, encoded by the coding sequence ATGAATAATTGGACAACAGCAACTGTAGTAAAAGTAAAAAAATGGAAATTTCCATTATTTAGTTTGGTTGTAAATGCAAAAATATTGCCTTTTAAAGCTGGTCAATTTACAAAAATAGCAATATTTCAAAATGGAAAAAAAATACAAAGAGCATATTCTTATGTAAATTCTCCAAAAGACAAAAATATAGAATTTTATATAGCATATATTGAAGATGGCATTTTAACAAAAAAATTATTTAATTTAAAAATTAAAGATAAAATTTTAATACATAAAAAATCTTTTGGATTTTTTACAATTGAAAACATACCAAAAACAAAACATTTATGGATGATTTCTACTGGAACAGCCATAGGACCATATTTATCTATTTTACAGCATGGAGGTAAAAAAATAAAAAAATTTAAAAAAATAATACTTTTAAATGCGGTAAGATATAAAAAACATTTTAATTACAAAAACATAATAAAAAAAATATCACAAAAATATAAAAACAAATTTATTTTTAAAAAAATAATTAGTAGAGAAAAATGTGAAAAATGTCTGTTTGGCAGAATACCAAATTTATTATTAACCAATAAAATAGAAAAAAAAATTAAAATTTACATAAATCCTAATGATTCACATATTATGTTATGCGGAAATCCAAAAATGTTAAAAGATACAAAAAAAATATTAGAAGAAAAATATAATTTAAAAAAACATCTAATAAAAAAACCAGGAAACATAACAATGGAAAATTATTGGTAA
- the dapF gene encoding diaminopimelate epimerase — MKLINFSKMHGLGNDFAIFNNLHNKLNFNSVIVKNLSNRNTGIGFDQLILVEKSFNKKIDFIYRIFNFDGTEVSQCINGARCFGRFINIKKISKKNNICIVTKNQKIYLKDINKKYISVNISNPSFDPNDIPFLDKYSKNGYIISKNLKKIKFFLISLGNPHCVIFVDNIFLENINLIGSFLEKHVLFPMGVNVNFVEIVSRKKIIVRTYERGVGETQACGSGACASVAIGVKNGVLDSNVKVNLLGGKLYISCKKNFKDIFVCGSAIHVYDGFIDLEKFC; from the coding sequence ATGAAATTGATAAATTTTTCAAAAATGCATGGTTTAGGGAATGATTTTGCTATATTTAATAATTTACATAATAAATTAAATTTTAATAGTGTGATAGTAAAAAATTTATCAAATAGAAATACTGGGATAGGTTTTGATCAATTAATTTTAGTAGAAAAAAGTTTTAATAAAAAAATAGATTTTATTTATAGAATATTTAATTTTGATGGCACAGAAGTTTCTCAATGTATTAATGGAGCAAGATGTTTTGGAAGATTTATAAATATAAAAAAAATTTCAAAAAAAAATAATATTTGTATAGTTACTAAAAATCAAAAAATTTATTTAAAAGATATAAACAAAAAATATATTTCTGTAAATATATCTAATCCTAGTTTTGATCCTAATGATATTCCTTTTTTAGATAAATATTCTAAAAATGGATATATAATATCAAAAAATTTAAAAAAAATAAAGTTTTTTTTAATTTCTTTAGGTAATCCGCATTGTGTAATTTTTGTAGATAATATTTTTTTAGAAAATATAAATTTAATTGGATCTTTTTTAGAAAAACATGTTTTATTTCCAATGGGAGTTAATGTAAATTTTGTGGAAATAGTTTCTAGAAAAAAAATAATTGTAAGAACATATGAAAGAGGTGTTGGTGAAACACAAGCATGTGGTAGTGGTGCTTGCGCTTCAGTTGCAATAGGAGTAAAAAACGGTGTTTTAGATAGTAATGTTAAGGTTAATTTGTTGGGTGGTAAATTATATATTTCTTGTAAAAAAAATTTTAAAGACATTTTTGTATGTGGTAGCGCTATACATGTTTATGATGGTTTTATAGATTTAGAAAAATTTTGTTAA
- the rpsR gene encoding 30S ribosomal protein S18, which yields MMRYFRRRKFCRFTSEGITEIDYKDINLLKNYITENGKIVPSRITGTKSKYQRKLSKAIKKARYLALLPYTDKHK from the coding sequence ATTATGCGTTATTTTAGAAGAAGAAAATTTTGTAGATTTACTTCAGAAGGTATAACAGAAATAGATTATAAGGATATTAATTTATTAAAAAATTATATAACTGAAAATGGTAAAATAGTTCCAAGTAGAATTACAGGAACAAAATCAAAATATCAAAGAAAGTTGTCTAAAGCTATAAAAAAAGCTAGGTATTTAGCATTATTACCTTATACTGATAAGCATAAATAA
- the rpsF gene encoding 30S ribosomal protein S6 produces MNNYEVILIFHPGNSNLVAKLVEKYVSIIKKYNGKIYRLENWGRRHLSYPIKKFHKGHYVLLNVKVYKKTINMLSNKIRFDENILRNLIISVNKSISEKSPMMLVKDFEKKIKKNK; encoded by the coding sequence ATGAATAATTATGAAGTAATTTTGATATTTCATCCAGGAAATAGTAATTTAGTTGCAAAACTAGTAGAAAAATATGTCTCTATAATAAAAAAATATAATGGTAAAATATATAGATTAGAAAATTGGGGTAGAAGACATTTGTCTTATCCTATAAAAAAATTTCATAAAGGTCATTATGTATTACTTAACGTAAAGGTATATAAAAAAACTATTAATATGCTATCAAATAAAATAAGATTTGACGAAAATATATTAAGAAATTTAATAATTTCAGTAAATAAATCAATATCAGAGAAGTCTCCTATGATGTTAGTAAAAGATTTTGAAAAAAAAATAAAAAAAAATAAATGA
- the rpmE gene encoding 50S ribosomal protein L31 encodes MKKDIHPDYKKIIATCSCGKKIIFFSTIKKKTINLDICGSCHPFFTGKQRVVDTSGRIERFNKKFKNFQN; translated from the coding sequence ATGAAAAAAGACATACATCCTGATTATAAAAAAATAATTGCTACTTGTTCATGTGGCAAAAAAATAATTTTTTTTTCTACTATAAAAAAAAAAACTATAAATTTAGATATATGTGGTTCTTGTCATCCATTTTTTACCGGGAAGCAACGTGTTGTAGATACTAGTGGTAGAATTGAAAGATTCAATAAAAAATTTAAAAATTTTCAAAACTAA
- the sbcB gene encoding exodeoxyribonuclease I, producing the protein MLQKNFKFVFYDYETFGINPCLDKPFQFSCIKTDFDFNILSSNVSFFCLPPIDYLPNIESIFITQISPLCLLKKKYFNEYFFAKKIYKIFIQNNTCIVGYNNFYFDDEFTRNIFYRNFFDPYSWSWKNNNSRIDILIILRAYYSFRPENIVWPKNKKNGLVSFKLSDFTKNNNISHKEIHNAKYDVYATVSVAKFLKKKNKGLFLYLFKNRFKKNILQIIYKNFWKPIFFSSSLFHTKNFNLSLVLFLFIHPKNSNIAIMFNLTNSVSDFINYFNSRNCKNIFNIKDLFSFGILFIYLNKSPVLAPLSIARKIDMNRINFSLEKKFARISKIRSVWKIFLLLKKFFFKENLFYKKKQDVDLMIYSGFLNSYDKQLMYKVHDFNKKKNFLKKNILFDDDRMNKLFFRFKARHFKNLLTYKEKIIWKKHCFKVFNKNFLLQYIYNLKNNLKKYYKDKKKIFLIKQVFLYMKYVINIIKNY; encoded by the coding sequence ATGTTGCAAAAAAATTTTAAATTTGTTTTTTATGATTATGAAACTTTTGGAATTAATCCATGTTTAGATAAACCTTTTCAATTTTCTTGTATAAAAACAGATTTTGACTTTAATATTTTAAGTTCTAATGTTTCTTTTTTTTGTTTACCACCTATAGACTATTTACCAAATATAGAATCTATTTTTATAACACAAATTTCTCCACTATGTTTACTAAAAAAAAAATATTTTAACGAATATTTTTTTGCAAAAAAAATATATAAAATTTTTATTCAAAATAATACATGTATTGTTGGATATAATAATTTTTATTTTGACGATGAGTTTACTAGAAATATTTTTTATAGAAATTTTTTTGATCCATATAGTTGGTCCTGGAAAAATAATAATTCTAGAATAGATATCTTAATAATATTAAGAGCATATTATTCTTTTAGACCGGAAAATATAGTGTGGCCTAAAAATAAAAAAAATGGTTTAGTGAGTTTTAAATTAAGTGATTTTACTAAAAATAATAATATTTCACATAAAGAAATACATAATGCTAAATATGATGTGTATGCTACTGTTTCAGTAGCTAAGTTTTTAAAAAAAAAAAATAAAGGATTGTTTCTTTATTTATTTAAAAATAGATTTAAAAAAAATATTTTGCAAATTATATATAAAAATTTTTGGAAACCTATTTTTTTTTCTTCTAGCCTATTTCATACTAAAAATTTTAATTTATCTTTAGTTTTATTCTTATTTATACATCCTAAAAATTCTAATATAGCCATCATGTTTAATCTTACGAATAGTGTAAGCGATTTTATTAATTATTTTAATAGTAGAAATTGTAAAAATATTTTTAATATTAAGGATTTATTTTCTTTTGGAATTTTATTTATTTATCTAAACAAATCTCCAGTATTAGCTCCATTATCTATTGCTAGAAAAATAGATATGAATAGAATTAATTTTTCTTTAGAAAAGAAATTTGCTAGAATATCTAAAATACGATCAGTTTGGAAAATATTTTTGTTGTTAAAGAAATTTTTTTTTAAAGAAAATTTATTTTATAAAAAAAAACAAGATGTTGATTTAATGATATATTCAGGTTTTTTAAATAGTTATGATAAACAACTAATGTATAAAGTACATGATTTTAATAAAAAAAAAAATTTTTTAAAAAAAAATATTTTATTTGATGATGATAGAATGAATAAATTATTTTTTAGATTTAAAGCGAGACATTTTAAAAATTTATTAACTTATAAAGAAAAAATAATTTGGAAAAAACATTGTTTTAAAGTTTTTAATAAAAATTTTTTATTACAATATATATATAATTTAAAAAACAATTTAAAAAAATATTACAAAGATAAAAAAAAAATATTTTTAATTAAACAAGTTTTTTTATATATGAAGTATGTAATTAATATAATAAAAAATTATTAA
- the pgi gene encoding glucose-6-phosphate isomerase, with amino-acid sequence MVYKIFEKNKYFGDLCNNFEKIKNFDIKDFFINNNNRFNEFSINFMDILIFDYSKNIIDKNTIFYLLKFIKEMKIQSEINKMFSGQKINKTENSAVLHTVLRKPENFNSSLNNLNINLEVKQSLKKMKNFSYNVINGTLKGCTGKKITDVINVGIGGSELGPKLVNNFLKDYRNNLKIHYLSNVDNNNLIDILKKINLETSLFLIVSKTFTTSETITNANSIKECFIKKFGGEKNIFRHFYAISNSINNPIKFGISKENIFKIFNWVGGRYSIWSSVGLSTMLSIGYKNFKKFLYGAHIMDMHFLHEKYSKNIPILLAVISFWYNIFFDVETEVILSYSTRLKNFVDYLQQLSMESNGKNVDRNGKEILYNTSQIIWGGVGTNCQHSFFQLLHQGTRFVSCDFISFVNNFHNSFANHNINLLSNFFAQTKALAFGKKFSKKNNNIFYKKFFGNIPSNSIMFRKIDPVSIGILLSMYEHKIFVQGVLLNIFSFDQWGVELGKSVFKKIYKCLKRNKRINYTYDSSTYGLIKYYKKWKK; translated from the coding sequence ATGGTATATAAAATTTTTGAAAAAAATAAATATTTTGGTGATTTATGTAATAATTTTGAAAAAATAAAGAATTTTGATATAAAAGATTTCTTTATAAATAATAACAATAGATTTAATGAATTTTCTATAAATTTTATGGACATTTTAATATTTGATTATTCCAAAAATATTATTGACAAAAATACTATTTTTTATTTATTAAAATTTATTAAAGAAATGAAAATACAATCAGAAATAAATAAAATGTTTAGCGGTCAAAAAATAAATAAAACTGAAAATAGTGCTGTTTTGCATACTGTTTTAAGAAAACCTGAAAATTTTAATAGTAGTTTAAACAATTTGAATATAAATTTAGAAGTTAAACAATCTTTAAAAAAAATGAAAAATTTTTCTTATAATGTGATTAACGGTACGTTAAAAGGTTGCACTGGTAAAAAGATAACTGATGTAATTAATGTTGGCATAGGTGGATCAGAACTAGGACCTAAATTAGTGAATAATTTTTTAAAGGACTATAGAAATAATTTAAAAATACATTATTTATCTAATGTAGATAATAATAATTTGATAGACATATTAAAAAAAATAAATTTAGAAACTTCATTATTTTTAATAGTATCTAAAACTTTTACTACTTCTGAAACTATTACTAATGCAAATAGTATAAAAGAATGTTTTATAAAAAAATTTGGGGGTGAAAAAAATATTTTTAGACATTTTTATGCAATTTCTAATAGCATAAATAATCCTATAAAATTTGGAATATCTAAGGAAAATATTTTTAAAATTTTTAATTGGGTTGGAGGAAGATATTCTATTTGGTCATCAGTTGGTTTATCAACAATGTTATCTATAGGATATAAAAATTTTAAAAAATTTTTATATGGAGCTCATATAATGGACATGCATTTTTTGCATGAAAAATATAGTAAAAATATTCCAATATTATTAGCTGTAATAAGTTTTTGGTATAATATATTTTTTGATGTAGAAACAGAAGTGATTTTATCATATAGCACTAGATTAAAAAATTTTGTTGATTATTTACAACAATTAAGTATGGAATCAAACGGAAAGAATGTTGATAGAAATGGTAAAGAAATTTTATATAATACTAGTCAAATTATATGGGGTGGTGTTGGTACAAATTGTCAGCATTCTTTTTTTCAATTATTACATCAAGGAACAAGATTTGTTTCATGTGATTTTATTTCTTTTGTTAACAATTTTCATAATTCATTTGCTAACCATAATATAAATTTATTATCTAACTTTTTTGCTCAAACAAAAGCATTAGCTTTTGGAAAGAAATTTTCAAAAAAAAATAATAATATATTTTATAAAAAATTTTTTGGTAATATACCATCTAATTCTATAATGTTTAGAAAAATTGATCCAGTTAGCATTGGTATATTATTGTCTATGTATGAACATAAGATATTTGTTCAAGGAGTACTTTTAAATATTTTTAGTTTTGATCAATGGGGTGTTGAATTAGGAAAAAGTGTATTTAAAAAAATATATAAATGTCTGAAAAGAAACAAACGTATTAATTATACATATGATAGTTCTACATATGGATTAATAAAATATTATAAAAAATGGAAAAAATAA
- the hslU gene encoding HslU--HslV peptidase ATPase subunit has protein sequence MSEMTPKDIVKELNKFIIGQKKAKKAVAIALRNRWRRMQVHRELRHEITPKNILMIGPTGVGKTEIARRLAKLANSPFIKIEATKFTEVGYVGKEVDSIIRDLTDLAMKIVRIQIIENNKKKVRKIAEEKILAVLVPTVQNNWGIQDPNQRPLATIQSFRKKLREGKLDDKEIEINVAVTPLGVEIMAPPGMEDLTNQLQSLFQNLGSNKKRTRKLKIKDAMKILTEEEASKLINPEEIKKKAISAVEQKGIVFIDEIDKICKRSGINSGPDISREGVQRDLLPLVEGCTVSTKYGTVKTDHILFIASGAFQISTPSDLIPELQGRLPIRVELKSLTINDFERILTEPNSSITIQYKALMKTEGITIIFTKDGIRCIAEAAWRVNESMENIGARRLHTVLEKLMEDISFNSNDNKNTTIKIDKKYVEKHLDKFVSNEDLSKFVL, from the coding sequence ATGTCAGAAATGACTCCAAAAGACATTGTCAAAGAATTAAACAAATTTATAATAGGACAAAAAAAAGCAAAAAAAGCAGTAGCAATAGCATTAAGAAATAGATGGAGAAGAATGCAAGTACATAGAGAACTAAGACATGAAATAACACCTAAAAACATACTTATGATAGGACCTACAGGAGTAGGAAAAACAGAAATAGCTAGAAGATTAGCGAAATTAGCGAATTCTCCATTTATAAAAATAGAAGCAACAAAATTTACAGAAGTAGGATATGTAGGAAAAGAAGTAGATTCAATAATAAGAGATTTAACAGACTTAGCAATGAAAATAGTTAGAATACAAATAATTGAAAATAATAAAAAAAAAGTTAGAAAAATAGCAGAAGAAAAAATATTAGCTGTTTTAGTTCCAACGGTACAAAACAATTGGGGAATTCAAGATCCAAATCAAAGACCATTAGCAACAATACAATCATTTAGAAAAAAACTTAGAGAAGGAAAATTAGATGATAAAGAAATAGAAATAAATGTAGCAGTTACTCCATTAGGTGTAGAAATTATGGCTCCTCCAGGAATGGAAGATCTTACAAATCAACTACAATCTTTATTTCAAAATTTGGGAAGTAACAAAAAAAGAACTAGAAAATTAAAAATAAAAGATGCTATGAAAATATTAACTGAAGAAGAAGCATCAAAATTAATAAATCCAGAAGAAATTAAAAAAAAAGCTATAAGTGCAGTAGAACAAAAAGGCATAGTTTTCATAGATGAAATAGATAAAATATGTAAAAGAAGTGGAATAAATTCAGGACCTGACATATCTAGAGAAGGAGTACAAAGAGATCTTCTTCCACTTGTAGAAGGATGCACAGTATCAACAAAATATGGAACCGTAAAAACAGATCACATATTATTTATAGCATCAGGAGCATTTCAAATTTCTACCCCCTCAGATTTAATACCAGAATTGCAAGGAAGATTACCAATCAGAGTAGAGCTAAAATCATTAACTATAAACGATTTTGAGAGAATTTTAACAGAACCAAATTCTTCTATAACTATACAATATAAAGCTCTTATGAAAACAGAAGGAATAACAATTATTTTTACAAAAGATGGTATCAGATGTATAGCAGAAGCCGCATGGAGAGTAAATGAATCTATGGAAAATATAGGAGCTAGAAGATTACACACAGTTTTAGAAAAATTAATGGAAGATATTTCATTTAATTCTAATGATAACAAAAATACTACAATAAAAATAGACAAAAAATATGTAGAAAAACATCTAGATAAGTTTGTATCAAATGAAGATCTTAGTAAATTTGTACTATAA
- the rplI gene encoding 50S ribosomal protein L9, whose product MKIILYKKVTKLGEKGNVVSVKPGYARNFLFPTGKAILASKENIEKFDKIKVLKKKKIANKILFFKNLQHKIKNLKKLKIFVKSSKKGKLFGSVNAKIISNNLNKIGIKIDKKNIYIRNKFIKKLGIYNIFFKLYKNINASMDIEILSK is encoded by the coding sequence ATGAAAATAATATTGTACAAAAAAGTTACAAAATTAGGTGAAAAAGGTAATGTAGTTAGTGTAAAACCTGGATATGCTAGAAATTTTTTATTTCCTACTGGCAAGGCAATATTAGCTAGTAAAGAAAACATCGAAAAATTTGATAAAATAAAAGTTTTAAAAAAGAAAAAAATAGCAAATAAAATTTTATTTTTTAAAAATTTACAACATAAAATAAAAAATTTAAAAAAATTAAAAATTTTTGTTAAATCTAGCAAGAAGGGAAAATTATTTGGATCTGTAAATGCTAAAATTATTTCTAATAATTTAAATAAAATTGGAATAAAAATTGATAAAAAAAATATTTATATAAGAAATAAGTTTATAAAAAAATTAGGAATTTATAATATTTTTTTTAAATTGTACAAAAATATAAATGCTAGTATGGATATAGAAATTTTGTCGAAATAA
- the orn gene encoding oligoribonuclease, whose product MKNKKLIWIDLEMTGLNPEKNFILEIGIIVTDINLKIKDRIISIPIYQKKSILKKMDNWNKKTHKNSGLLKKVQNSKYTEKIAEKKIIKFIKKITKKKESPMCGNSNNIDRIFLKKFMPKLLNYFHYRTIDVSSIKELSKIWNKKIYRNFKKEKKHTAIEDIKSSIKELLYYKKNFFICK is encoded by the coding sequence ATGAAAAATAAAAAATTAATATGGATAGATTTAGAAATGACAGGTTTAAATCCTGAAAAAAATTTTATTTTAGAAATAGGAATAATAGTTACAGACATAAATTTAAAAATAAAAGATAGAATTATATCAATACCAATATATCAAAAAAAAAGTATATTGAAAAAAATGGATAATTGGAATAAAAAAACACATAAAAATAGTGGTTTATTAAAAAAAGTACAAAACAGCAAATATACTGAAAAAATAGCAGAAAAAAAAATAATAAAATTTATAAAAAAAATTACTAAGAAAAAAGAATCACCAATGTGCGGAAATTCTAACAATATAGATAGAATTTTTTTAAAAAAATTTATGCCCAAATTATTAAATTATTTTCATTATAGAACAATAGATGTTAGTTCCATAAAAGAATTATCAAAAATATGGAATAAAAAAATATATAGAAATTTTAAAAAAGAAAAAAAACACACAGCAATAGAAGATATAAAATCTTCAATAAAAGAACTTTTATATTATAAAAAAAATTTTTTTATATGTAAATAA